TCAGCTCCGCCACGGTCGTGGTGCGGCCGAACCCGAGCCGGACGCTCTGCCGGGCTTCGGTGTCGGTGAGGCCGAGCGCGCGCAACACGTGGCTCGGCCGGCCCGACCCGCTGGCGCAGGCGGAGCCGAGCGAAAAGGCGACCTGCCGGCAATCGGCGAGCAGGCGGGCCGAATCGAGGCCCTCGCGACGGACGTTGAGATTGCCATGGTAACGATGGTCGCGGCTGCCGTTGACGATCCAGTCGGGGCCGAGCGCGTCGAGCGCGGCCTCCCACAGGTTCTCGACATGCGCCGCGTCGGCCGCGCGCCGCGCAACCGCCAGCGCCGCCGCCGCGCCGAACCCCGCGCACAGCATCGGCGAAAGGGTACCCGAGCGCAGGCCCCGCTCCTGTCCGCCGCCGTGAAGCAAAGGTTCGACCGCGATGCCGTCGCGGATCCACAGCGCGCCGACCCCCTTGGGACCGTGGATCTTGTGCGCGCTCACCGCGACGAGGTCGGGGCCGACGGGGATCGCCATCCGCCCGAAGCCCTGCACCGCGTCGCACAGCATGAGCGCGCCCGCCGCGTGCGCCAGGGCGGCGATTTCCGCGATCGGCTGGATCACGCCGATCTCGTTGTTGACGAGCATGGCAGCGACGAGGCCGGTCGGCTGGCGAAGCGCCTCGCGGAGTCGGTCGAGGTCGACGAGGCCGTCGCGGCCGACGCCGAGCACCTCGACCTCGTGCCC
This genomic window from Sphingomonas rosea contains:
- a CDS encoding cysteine desulfurase family protein, with the protein product MIYLDYQATTPLAPEAKAAMLPWLDHYANPHSPSRWGREAAAAIEHARGQVAAGLPADGQVVFTSGATEALNMALRGTGGRILTLATEHAAVLDTVEWLGGEGHEVEVLGVGRDGLVDLDRLREALRQPTGLVAAMLVNNEIGVIQPIAEIAALAHAAGALMLCDAVQGFGRMAIPVGPDLVAVSAHKIHGPKGVGALWIRDGIAVEPLLHGGGQERGLRSGTLSPMLCAGFGAAAALAVARRAADAAHVENLWEAALDALGPDWIVNGSRDHRYHGNLNVRREGLDSARLLADCRQVAFSLGSACASGSGRPSHVLRALGLTDTEARQSVRLGFGRTTTVAELRAACTLIRGAADAQRKFAA